One region of Yersinia bercovieri ATCC 43970 genomic DNA includes:
- a CDS encoding FlxA-like family protein, with translation MSNTISAASASVSSSSSSDSSAAAQIKSIYQQIQKLTEKLSTLKDSGLTADELRKQQRQIQDQIVALQAQIASIEAQEAEKAKEGKNDSLSASTPTGDGVNRPSTQNQIDVYI, from the coding sequence ATGTCGAACACGATTTCAGCAGCATCTGCGTCAGTAAGCAGCAGTAGCTCTTCCGACAGCAGCGCTGCCGCACAGATTAAGTCTATTTATCAGCAGATCCAAAAGCTGACCGAGAAATTAAGCACCTTAAAAGACTCTGGTCTGACGGCTGATGAGTTGCGAAAACAGCAGCGACAGATTCAGGATCAAATTGTCGCGCTGCAAGCTCAAATCGCCAGTATTGAGGCGCAGGAAGCGGAAAAAGCCAAAGAGGGTAAAAACGATAGCCTAAGCGCGAGTACGCCGACAGGTGATGGGGTCAACCGCCCTTCTACTCAAAACCAGATTGACGTCTATATTTAA
- a CDS encoding DUF3820 family protein → MEKENLIEIANTRMPFGKYQGRVLIDLPEEYLLWFARKGEFPQGKLGMLMELTLTIKVEGLESLVMPLKRG, encoded by the coding sequence ATGGAAAAAGAGAATCTGATTGAGATTGCCAATACTCGGATGCCTTTTGGTAAATATCAGGGGCGAGTATTGATCGATCTGCCCGAAGAGTACTTGCTGTGGTTCGCCCGCAAAGGTGAATTTCCACAAGGTAAGCTGGGGATGCTGATGGAACTGACGCTGACAATTAAGGTGGAAGGGTTAGAGAGCTTAGTTATGCCGCTTAAACGGGGCTAA
- the ligA gene encoding NAD-dependent DNA ligase LigA, protein MESIIQQINQLRTSLRHHEHQYHVLDAPEIPDAEYDRLMQQLRDLESQHPELITSDSPTQRVGAAPLDAFEQVKHEVPMLSLDNVFDEESYLAFDKRVHDRLKRTEPLTFCCELKLDGLAVSLLYEDGELVRAATRGDGTTGENITANVRTIRAIPLRLHGDNIPRRVEVRGEVFMPQAGFEQLNDEARRKGGKVFANPRNAAAGSLRQLDPRITAKRRLAFFCYGVGLLDGGELPRSHIQRLMQFKAWGLPVSNRVQLCTGSEQVIAFYRQVEQDRAGLGFDIDGVVIKVDDLDLQEQLGFVARAPRWATAFKFPAQEQITQVREVEFQVGRTGAITPVARLEPVQVAGVIVSNATLHNADEIERLGLRIGDTVIVRRAGDVIPQVVGVVMEQRPQDAKEITFPEHCPVCGSDIERVEGEAVARCTGGLFCAAQRKEALKHFVSRRALDVDGMGDKIIEQLVEKQYVENPADLFELTAGKLTGLDRMGPKSAQNLIVALERAKQTTFARFLYALGIREVGEATAANLAAHFRNMANLRAADIDELKSVPDVGEVVAKHVLNFLGEEHNQRVIEALEKVISWPEPQQIIAEEIDSPFAGKTVVLTGSLTILSRDEAKDRLTALGAKVSGSVSRKTDLVIAGEAAGSKLVKAQELGITVIDEAEMIRLLGE, encoded by the coding sequence ATGGAATCGATAATTCAGCAAATTAATCAACTAAGAACCTCATTGCGCCATCACGAACATCAATACCATGTGTTGGATGCCCCAGAGATCCCTGATGCTGAATATGACCGCCTGATGCAGCAACTGCGTGATTTGGAAAGCCAACATCCCGAACTGATTACCAGTGACTCACCGACGCAGCGGGTGGGCGCAGCCCCTCTTGATGCGTTTGAGCAAGTTAAGCATGAAGTGCCGATGCTCTCTCTCGATAACGTGTTTGATGAAGAGAGCTATTTGGCGTTTGATAAGCGGGTGCATGATCGCCTGAAACGCACCGAGCCGCTGACCTTTTGCTGCGAGCTGAAGTTAGATGGTCTGGCGGTCAGTTTACTGTATGAAGATGGCGAACTGGTCAGGGCGGCAACCCGTGGTGATGGCACCACCGGTGAAAATATTACCGCCAATGTGCGCACCATTCGTGCTATTCCGCTGCGTTTACACGGGGATAACATCCCACGTCGGGTTGAAGTTCGTGGCGAAGTCTTTATGCCACAGGCCGGTTTTGAGCAACTGAATGACGAGGCGCGCCGTAAAGGTGGCAAGGTTTTCGCTAACCCACGTAATGCCGCCGCGGGATCATTGCGCCAGCTTGATCCTCGCATCACGGCGAAACGGCGATTGGCTTTCTTCTGTTATGGCGTTGGTTTGTTGGATGGCGGCGAGCTGCCACGCAGCCATATTCAGCGCCTGATGCAATTTAAGGCCTGGGGCTTACCGGTCAGTAATCGAGTGCAGCTCTGCACCGGTAGTGAGCAGGTTATTGCTTTTTATCGTCAGGTTGAACAGGATCGCGCCGGTTTAGGCTTTGATATCGATGGTGTGGTTATCAAGGTTGATGATCTCGATTTGCAAGAGCAGTTGGGCTTTGTGGCGCGCGCCCCTCGTTGGGCAACCGCGTTTAAGTTTCCAGCCCAAGAGCAGATAACACAGGTCCGCGAAGTTGAGTTTCAGGTGGGGCGCACGGGGGCTATCACGCCAGTTGCCCGTCTGGAACCGGTGCAGGTGGCGGGTGTGATTGTCAGCAACGCGACCTTGCATAATGCCGATGAAATTGAGCGTCTTGGCTTGCGCATTGGCGATACCGTCATTGTGCGCCGTGCTGGCGATGTGATCCCGCAAGTGGTGGGGGTGGTGATGGAGCAGCGCCCGCAGGATGCGAAAGAGATCACATTCCCAGAGCACTGCCCGGTGTGTGGTTCTGATATCGAGCGGGTAGAAGGCGAGGCGGTTGCCCGCTGTACTGGTGGCCTATTCTGCGCGGCGCAACGCAAAGAGGCGCTTAAGCACTTTGTCTCCCGTCGGGCGCTGGATGTGGACGGCATGGGCGATAAAATTATCGAGCAGTTGGTGGAGAAACAGTATGTCGAGAACCCGGCGGACTTATTCGAGCTGACGGCAGGTAAACTCACCGGGCTGGATCGGATGGGGCCAAAGTCGGCACAAAATCTGATTGTGGCATTAGAGAGAGCAAAACAGACCACCTTTGCTCGCTTCCTGTATGCCTTGGGTATCCGCGAGGTGGGGGAGGCGACGGCAGCTAACCTGGCCGCTCACTTTCGCAATATGGCAAACCTGCGCGCAGCTGATATTGATGAACTGAAAAGTGTGCCAGATGTCGGTGAAGTGGTGGCTAAACACGTGTTGAACTTCCTCGGCGAGGAGCACAATCAGCGAGTGATCGAAGCGCTGGAGAAGGTGATCAGTTGGCCAGAGCCGCAGCAGATTATTGCTGAAGAGATCGACAGTCCATTTGCCGGTAAAACAGTGGTCCTGACTGGCTCACTAACGATCCTCTCGCGGGACGAAGCGAAAGATCGCCTGACTGCCCTAGGGGCAAAAGTGAGTGGCAGTGTCTCCAGGAAAACCGATCTGGTGATAGCCGGTGAGGCTGCGGGGTCAAAATTGGTGAAAGCGCAGGAGCTAGGGATAACAGTTATTGATGAAGCTGAGATGATCCGTTTGCTGGGTGAATAG
- the zipA gene encoding cell division protein ZipA: MMQDLRLILIVVGAIAIIALLLHGLWTSRKERSSLFRDRPVKRLKQERVETPIESLDEGVGEVRVRTAHPQEKPSFSHTDDDDEEMPVIQHDDAKPAQVKTESRQQPFASVQTEYDDPLLGGLSAEQPPHESQRDPLLGSVDESYSQPRHVEPQHAAEPAPRTVPQPEPVAPAPEVKPQKLKETVLVLHVAAHHGGALGGELLLQSVLQSGFQFGEMGIFHRHLSPAGSGPVLFSLANMVKPGSFDPDTMADFSTPGVSMFMMVPSYGDAHQNFKLMLQSAQRIADDVGGVVLDDERRMMTPQKLETYKARIREVLEANATA; this comes from the coding sequence ATGATGCAGGATTTGCGTCTGATATTAATCGTTGTTGGCGCGATCGCCATAATAGCGTTGTTATTGCATGGTTTATGGACCAGCCGTAAAGAACGCTCATCACTTTTTCGCGATCGCCCAGTTAAACGTCTGAAACAAGAACGTGTTGAAACCCCGATCGAGAGTCTCGATGAAGGGGTAGGAGAGGTGCGCGTCCGCACCGCTCATCCACAGGAGAAGCCTTCGTTTAGTCATACTGATGACGATGATGAAGAAATGCCGGTTATTCAGCATGATGATGCTAAGCCGGCTCAGGTGAAGACAGAATCTCGTCAGCAGCCTTTTGCTTCCGTGCAAACAGAATATGACGACCCTCTTTTGGGTGGGCTATCTGCTGAGCAACCACCGCATGAGTCACAGCGTGATCCTTTGCTTGGATCGGTTGACGAATCCTATTCACAACCGCGACACGTAGAGCCACAACATGCGGCAGAACCGGCACCTCGTACGGTTCCACAGCCCGAACCTGTTGCTCCTGCTCCTGAGGTGAAACCGCAAAAACTGAAAGAGACCGTTTTGGTGCTGCATGTTGCCGCGCATCACGGTGGTGCGCTAGGTGGCGAGTTGCTGCTACAGAGTGTTCTTCAGTCTGGTTTCCAGTTTGGCGAGATGGGCATTTTCCATCGTCATCTTAGCCCCGCAGGCAGTGGCCCAGTACTATTTAGTCTGGCGAATATGGTCAAACCCGGCTCCTTTGACCCCGATACCATGGCTGATTTCTCAACGCCGGGTGTCTCAATGTTTATGATGGTGCCGTCTTATGGCGATGCACATCAGAACTTTAAGCTCATGTTGCAATCAGCCCAACGTATTGCCGATGATGTCGGTGGTGTGGTGTTGGATGATGAACGCCGTATGATGACCCCGCAAAAACTGGAAACGTATAAGGCGCGCATCCGCGAAGTGCTGGAAGCAAACGCAACCGCCTAA
- the cysZ gene encoding sulfate transporter CysZ, with amino-acid sequence MAYTQKAVKKVSGVHYFAQGWQLISRPGIRRFVILPLLVNILLMGGAFWWLFNRIGDWVPQLMSHVPDWLQWLSYLLWPIMVISVLLVFSYLFSTLANFIAAPFNGLLAEQLEASLTGKPLPDTGIIGIMKDLPRIMAREWRKLAYYLPRALVLLLLYFIPGIGQTLAPVLWFLFSAWMLSVQYCDYPFDNHKVSFQEMRSALRQNKVDNLQFGALVSLFTMIPFLNLVIMPVAVCGATAMWVDRYREQFIQPSR; translated from the coding sequence ATGGCGTATACGCAAAAAGCGGTAAAAAAGGTCAGTGGTGTCCACTATTTTGCCCAGGGATGGCAGCTGATTTCTCGTCCGGGCATCCGAAGATTTGTTATTTTGCCGTTACTGGTGAATATTCTGCTGATGGGAGGCGCTTTCTGGTGGTTATTCAATCGTATAGGTGACTGGGTACCACAATTGATGAGCCATGTGCCCGACTGGTTACAGTGGCTGAGCTATTTGCTGTGGCCAATTATGGTGATTTCGGTATTGCTGGTATTCAGTTACCTGTTCAGTACCCTTGCCAATTTTATCGCGGCCCCTTTTAACGGTTTACTGGCCGAGCAACTGGAGGCTAGCCTAACCGGTAAGCCCCTGCCAGACACCGGTATCATCGGCATAATGAAAGATCTGCCGCGCATTATGGCGCGTGAATGGCGCAAATTGGCCTACTACCTGCCACGAGCCTTAGTGTTACTGCTGCTGTACTTTATTCCGGGCATCGGTCAAACACTGGCCCCGGTTCTGTGGTTCTTATTCAGCGCCTGGATGCTATCAGTTCAATATTGCGATTATCCCTTTGATAACCATAAAGTGAGTTTCCAGGAGATGCGCAGTGCGCTACGCCAGAATAAAGTCGATAACCTGCAATTTGGTGCACTGGTGAGCTTATTCACCATGATTCCCTTTCTCAATTTGGTGATTATGCCAGTTGCAGTCTGCGGTGCCACAGCAATGTGGGTTGATCGCTACCGCGAGCAGTTTATTCAACCATCACGATAA
- a CDS encoding DinI-like family protein — MRVEVTIDKLNAKSFPLGYTNALTEELTKRLSRKFSDIHVKVRFAGADELTVLGGASEDKKTVEEILQETWESADDWFQP, encoded by the coding sequence CTGCGTGTCGAAGTGACGATAGATAAGCTGAACGCCAAGAGTTTTCCTCTTGGCTATACCAATGCACTGACGGAAGAATTAACAAAACGCCTCAGTCGTAAATTTAGCGATATTCACGTGAAGGTTAGATTTGCGGGTGCCGATGAATTAACAGTGCTGGGCGGGGCTAGCGAGGATAAAAAGACGGTCGAAGAGATTTTGCAGGAGACGTGGGAAAGCGCTGATGATTGGTTTCAGCCTTAG
- a CDS encoding STM2901 family protein produces the protein MDTVEQVSGYYFKEMHNLSQGELAFWVTVDEVEKQFNGIDIVAFAFILGGLNIIPVPGKPHTAPPALAFYHLSLRRMISCRLNNRWRSPTWKTLIGGGWARSTSLGGLIGRWIPWLGVAITAYDISIIGYRSVHRYNLIVSSRDRLE, from the coding sequence ATGGATACGGTTGAGCAAGTAAGTGGTTATTATTTTAAAGAAATGCACAATCTGTCTCAGGGTGAATTAGCTTTTTGGGTCACTGTTGATGAAGTTGAAAAGCAATTCAACGGGATAGATATCGTTGCTTTTGCTTTCATTCTTGGAGGATTGAACATCATTCCCGTCCCCGGTAAGCCACATACAGCCCCCCCGGCACTAGCCTTCTATCATTTATCCCTTCGTCGCATGATCTCATGTCGCCTTAACAATCGCTGGAGATCACCAACATGGAAGACATTAATTGGTGGAGGCTGGGCAAGATCGACAAGTTTGGGTGGGCTCATCGGTAGGTGGATACCTTGGCTAGGTGTAGCCATTACAGCTTATGATATTAGTATTATCGGGTATAGAAGTGTTCACCGTTACAACCTCATTGTTTCGTCAAGGGATCGTTTGGAATGA
- a CDS encoding DUF1493 family protein, translating to MNTHEAVLQFVKDELRCCQLQIDSSLSTGEHQTVPEDIYELMDKYSEKFNVDCSKIYWRRYFPQVVFPFLPNSILHERLKSDRHKPEPLTVHMLIESAKASRWLYD from the coding sequence ATGAACACTCATGAGGCGGTACTACAATTCGTCAAAGATGAGTTGCGTTGTTGTCAGTTACAGATAGATTCATCGCTCAGTACCGGTGAACATCAAACAGTTCCCGAAGATATCTATGAGTTAATGGATAAATATTCTGAAAAGTTTAATGTCGATTGCAGCAAAATATACTGGAGGCGTTATTTTCCCCAGGTGGTTTTTCCTTTTTTGCCTAATAGTATTCTTCATGAGCGCTTAAAATCAGACCGTCATAAACCTGAGCCGCTTACAGTCCATATGCTTATCGAATCAGCCAAGGCAAGCCGCTGGCTGTATGATTGA
- a CDS encoding glycosyltransferase family 32 protein, with protein sequence MKRPISISFGETENVKHKKTNEKPYNPPIMPVNTTVPSIIHYIWLGSPLNTNQICRVINHVVKNSIGFKFIIWTDSYSEYYRLKAVIVDANSYADFFLRESKLYFVNNIEVRVIGEYLKEVNVRNYSAFIRESIGAYRNYAAASDILRLLILYHIGGVYLDLDAELYSKLNVSAVQSQYGFSVREVVPGRAAIQNNIIAVAPNHPWIKLMLDSIERNYSAPINENYTWSKKRSNLEYDPFSKMSVPNPFLSHCRLEQTIIITGPALLYNVLNEGGFIQYIGTMCQYFKCPDASAKWADISHVNLRDSSESPF encoded by the coding sequence ATGAAAAGACCAATAAGTATTAGTTTTGGTGAGACTGAGAATGTAAAACACAAAAAAACCAATGAAAAACCTTATAACCCACCAATTATGCCAGTGAACACAACGGTTCCTTCAATCATACATTATATTTGGTTAGGTTCACCATTAAATACAAATCAAATTTGCAGAGTGATTAATCATGTTGTCAAAAATTCCATTGGATTTAAATTCATTATCTGGACTGATAGTTATTCAGAATATTATCGTCTAAAAGCGGTAATTGTAGATGCAAATTCATATGCGGATTTTTTCTTAAGAGAGAGTAAACTGTACTTTGTAAATAACATAGAAGTTAGAGTTATTGGCGAGTATTTAAAAGAGGTAAACGTAAGAAACTACAGCGCATTTATACGTGAGTCTATTGGCGCCTATAGGAATTATGCCGCAGCATCAGATATATTACGCTTATTGATTCTATATCATATTGGCGGGGTTTATTTAGATCTAGATGCAGAGTTATACTCAAAGTTGAATGTATCTGCGGTTCAAAGTCAATATGGTTTCTCTGTAAGAGAGGTTGTTCCAGGGAGAGCTGCAATTCAAAATAATATAATTGCGGTAGCACCAAACCACCCTTGGATTAAATTGATGCTAGATTCTATAGAAAGAAATTATTCTGCCCCAATCAACGAAAACTATACATGGTCAAAGAAACGTTCAAACTTAGAGTATGACCCATTTTCTAAAATGTCAGTACCTAATCCATTTCTTAGCCACTGTAGATTAGAACAGACTATAATTATTACTGGGCCAGCATTATTATACAATGTTTTAAATGAGGGGGGGTTTATTCAATATATCGGGACGATGTGTCAATATTTCAAGTGTCCTGATGCATCTGCCAAATGGGCCGATATAAGCCATGTAAATCTGCGTGATAGTTCTGAGTCACCGTTTTAG